From Calorimonas adulescens:
GTGGTAAACCTACGTGGGAAAATAATCCCAGTCATTGACCTTAAAAAACGGTTTCATTTAGAAGGAAAGGAAATAAGCGAGGAAACGCGTATTATTATTACCGATACAGATGGCAAAACTGTTGGCTTTATAGTAGACAATGTGACTGAGGTCTTGAGATTGAATGAAGATGATATAGAACCTATAAATACTGATGTTGTAGGTATAGATAAGGACTACATAGCGGGAATAGGAAAACTGGAAAACAGACTTTTGATACTGCTTGACCTCAATAAAGTTCTGACAAAAGAAGAAAAATCAATTTTGAAAGAAGAGGAGTAGGACTTATCCTTGCTCCTCCTCTTCTTCTAAAAGCTCATCCGGTATTTCAAGATTATGATAGACGTTTTGCACGTCATCGTGCTCTTCTAGTCTATCAATCAATGCCAATATCTTCTTCGAAGTGTCAATGTCTGCCTGTACAGTGTTCTGTGGAATCATTCTGACTTCAGCATCTATCAAACTGTAGCCTTCCTCTTTAAGTTTACTCTTTACATTGCTGAAATTTTCCGGGCTTGTATATATTTCATAATCATCATCGCTATTTACGATATCATCGGCACCAGCGTCTAAAGCTAACATCATAAGTTCGTCTTCATTTACACCTTTGCCGTCTACAATAATAAGCCCTTTTTTGTCAAACATCCACGCTACACACCCTGTAGCACCGAGACTTCCACCGCTCCTGTCAAATATATGTCTCATTTCCGCTGCTGTCCTGTTTCTGTTATCCGTCATAGCTTCTACAATTACGGCAACTCCACCCGGGCCATATCCTTCATACATTACCTCTTCCAGGGTATCCCCGTAAAGTTCTCCCGTACCTCTTTTAATTGCCCTCATGATATTATCATTGGGCATATTATTCTCTTTAGCCTTATCAATAGCATCTCGGAGTCTGGAATTGCTCTCCGGATCTCCACCTCCTTCTCTGGCCGCAATGAT
This genomic window contains:
- a CDS encoding chemotaxis protein CheW, which gives rise to MSERQVVVFKLQGEEYCIDIMKVMEIIRMQEIVKLPDTPDFVEGVVNLRGKIIPVIDLKKRFHLEGKEISEETRIIITDTDGKTVGFIVDNVTEVLRLNEDDIEPINTDVVGIDKDYIAGIGKLENRLLILLDLNKVLTKEEKSILKEEE
- a CDS encoding YebC/PmpR family DNA-binding transcriptional regulator, encoding MSGHSKWANIKHKKEKTDAQKGRIFTKLAKEIIIAAREGGGDPESNSRLRDAIDKAKENNMPNDNIMRAIKRGTGELYGDTLEEVMYEGYGPGGVAVIVEAMTDNRNRTAAEMRHIFDRSGGSLGATGCVAWMFDKKGLIIVDGKGVNEDELMMLALDAGADDIVNSDDDYEIYTSPENFSNVKSKLKEEGYSLIDAEVRMIPQNTVQADIDTSKKILALIDRLEEHDDVQNVYHNLEIPDELLEEEEEQG